A section of the Leptospira kobayashii genome encodes:
- a CDS encoding 3-deoxy-7-phosphoheptulonate synthase, with protein sequence MKKTDNLRILEEHSLIPASVIMEELPLTDRAAEVVTKARKEISDLIHGRDNKRLLVVVGPCSVHDTAAVMEYAGLLRPMIEKFKEELVIVMRVYFEKPRTTVGWKGLINDPNLDGSFHINKGLQTARKLLLDLNNLGIPCGTEFLDVISPQYVADLVSWGAIGARTTESQVHRELASGLSAPIGFKNGTDGNVQIAIDALRSAGSSHHFLSVTNQGSSAIFKTAGNPDTHVILRGGNKGPNYDEQSIGELGAQIEKSNLPARVMIDCSHGNSQKDYRRQPIVLESVGNQFAAGSKYILGVMVESHLKEGNQSIDAKPLVYGQSITDACVSWETTVPMLEKLAESVRKRKI encoded by the coding sequence ATGAAAAAAACAGATAATTTAAGAATCCTCGAAGAGCACAGCCTTATCCCAGCTTCCGTGATCATGGAAGAGCTACCTTTGACTGACAGAGCCGCCGAAGTGGTAACCAAAGCCAGAAAGGAAATTTCCGATTTGATCCACGGCCGTGACAACAAACGACTATTAGTTGTCGTCGGACCTTGTTCCGTTCATGATACGGCAGCCGTTATGGAATATGCGGGTCTTCTTCGGCCCATGATTGAAAAATTCAAAGAAGAACTTGTAATTGTGATGAGAGTCTATTTTGAAAAACCGCGTACTACCGTAGGTTGGAAGGGACTCATCAACGATCCCAATTTGGACGGATCATTTCATATCAACAAAGGTTTACAAACAGCACGCAAACTTTTACTCGATCTCAATAACTTAGGCATTCCTTGCGGTACGGAATTTTTGGATGTGATCTCACCTCAATACGTTGCCGATTTGGTTTCTTGGGGAGCGATCGGTGCCAGAACCACGGAGAGCCAAGTGCATAGAGAACTTGCTTCCGGGCTTTCCGCTCCCATCGGTTTCAAAAACGGAACGGATGGAAATGTGCAGATTGCAATCGATGCACTTCGTTCCGCCGGCTCTTCCCATCATTTTTTATCCGTTACGAACCAAGGTAGTTCCGCTATTTTCAAAACTGCGGGAAATCCCGACACACATGTAATCTTACGAGGCGGCAACAAAGGCCCGAATTACGACGAACAGTCAATCGGCGAACTGGGCGCACAAATTGAAAAAAGCAATCTTCCTGCCCGGGTAATGATTGATTGTTCCCATGGGAACAGCCAAAAAGATTACAGAAGACAACCGATCGTACTTGAATCGGTCGGCAATCAATTTGCGGCCGGATCCAAATACATCTTAGGTGTGATGGTGGAAAGTCACTTAAAAGAAGGCAATCAATCCATCGACGCCAAACCTTTGGTATACGGCCAATCGATTACGGATGCTTGTGTTTCCTGGGAAACGACCGTCCCTATGTTGGAAAAACTGGCTGAGTCGGTCAGAAAAAGAAAAATTTAA
- a CDS encoding rhodanese-like domain-containing protein, with amino-acid sequence MSVGVPEIDVKSFKARLDARAQGKDDFFVLDVRNPNEQQIALVPGTDKLIPVGELAARIDELKDQKEKEILVYCRSGGRSGMACGILGQAGFKSFKNVVGGVLAYSDLVDPTMQKY; translated from the coding sequence ATGAGTGTGGGAGTTCCTGAAATTGATGTAAAATCCTTTAAGGCTCGCTTAGATGCGAGAGCCCAAGGAAAAGATGACTTTTTTGTTTTAGATGTTCGCAATCCGAACGAACAACAAATCGCACTTGTTCCGGGCACGGACAAACTCATTCCCGTAGGGGAATTGGCTGCTCGAATCGACGAACTAAAAGATCAAAAAGAAAAAGAGATTCTCGTATATTGCCGGTCAGGTGGTCGTTCGGGGATGGCCTGTGGGATCTTGGGACAAGCAGGGTTTAAATCTTTTAAAAATGTTGTGGGTGGAGTATTGGCTTACTCCGATCTAGTCGATCCGACGATGCAAAAATACTAG
- a CDS encoding ABC-F family ATP-binding cassette domain-containing protein, whose translation MIQFIQIHQHYGPKVLFEGFSWHIKPGCRVALVGPNGSGKTTLFQMASGKTKPESGEVIRSKNTVHSLFQQIPEFNPDAKVVETVLSENKLYNDYLGKRNDIEHRFETTDPDSDAFESLLHDQSDLEEFAHTHDLHGLESRAKKILSGLGFGQNDFERKTKEFSPGYHHRIGLAIALLNPHNLLLLDEPTNHLDDKTKNWLADYLIDQNQAFVLVTHDPEFLNKTVSTIVEINPQGVFEFEGSLEEFFEAKNEIQEKLKVQFEKEESYLKTRMEWVERFRAQATKARQVQSVIKRLNKRDKVENPEESFWNQKPDYQFQFVPSSNIILRMEKGVFSFPDKITGQKKLIFDGAEMEISATDKIALVGPNGAGKSTIMRTLLQQYKLDSGSIYYGPKTQLGYFSQTHGEDLDESLNLVQTVMKKYPELNEEKARTLLGHFAFPGDGVFKSVKHLSGGEQSRLRLSLLIQQPTNCLFLDEPTNHLDIVIREALKRALYDYPGSLLIISHDPDFLKGLCNRTFQLSGGRLQNLNCSFDDYLKFHKEDQDEPIWPANKEKKELKKDTSVASKNKRKKLEKEILEIETKLERLEKNRKDKEELLQNPEFYKNRSFQMEMDTYNEIKNEIASLTSKWELATQELDEIGGAV comes from the coding sequence TTGATCCAATTTATACAAATCCACCAACACTACGGACCCAAAGTTTTATTTGAGGGCTTCAGCTGGCATATCAAACCGGGCTGTCGAGTTGCGCTTGTGGGACCGAACGGGTCCGGCAAAACCACTCTTTTCCAAATGGCTTCCGGGAAAACCAAACCTGAGTCAGGCGAAGTTATCCGATCTAAAAACACGGTCCATTCCTTATTTCAGCAAATCCCGGAATTCAACCCGGATGCAAAAGTAGTCGAAACCGTTTTATCCGAAAACAAACTCTACAACGACTATCTTGGAAAACGAAACGATATAGAACATCGTTTTGAAACGACGGATCCCGATTCGGACGCCTTCGAATCCTTGTTACACGATCAAAGCGATCTGGAAGAATTTGCCCATACTCATGACCTGCACGGTTTGGAATCCAGAGCAAAAAAAATTCTATCCGGACTCGGTTTCGGCCAAAACGACTTTGAACGCAAAACCAAAGAATTTTCTCCCGGTTATCATCATAGAATCGGACTCGCAATTGCGCTTCTCAATCCTCATAACTTGCTTCTTTTGGATGAGCCAACAAACCATCTGGATGACAAAACCAAAAACTGGTTAGCTGATTATCTGATCGATCAAAACCAGGCATTTGTACTGGTCACTCATGATCCTGAATTTTTAAATAAAACGGTTTCTACGATTGTAGAAATCAATCCTCAAGGTGTTTTCGAATTTGAAGGAAGTCTGGAAGAATTTTTCGAAGCAAAAAATGAAATTCAAGAAAAATTGAAAGTACAATTCGAAAAGGAAGAATCCTATCTCAAAACCAGAATGGAATGGGTGGAACGGTTTCGTGCCCAGGCAACTAAGGCACGTCAGGTGCAATCGGTTATCAAAAGGTTGAACAAAAGAGACAAAGTTGAAAATCCCGAAGAATCCTTTTGGAACCAAAAGCCCGATTACCAATTTCAATTTGTTCCTTCCAGCAATATCATCCTCCGAATGGAAAAAGGAGTTTTTTCTTTTCCCGATAAAATCACAGGGCAGAAAAAACTTATCTTCGACGGTGCGGAAATGGAAATTTCGGCCACGGATAAAATCGCTCTCGTAGGACCGAATGGCGCCGGTAAGTCGACCATCATGCGAACCTTGTTGCAACAATACAAACTGGATTCCGGTTCCATTTACTACGGCCCGAAAACTCAATTGGGCTATTTTTCCCAAACCCACGGAGAGGATTTGGACGAATCTCTCAACCTGGTTCAGACGGTAATGAAAAAATACCCGGAATTGAACGAGGAAAAAGCAAGAACCCTGCTCGGTCATTTTGCTTTCCCGGGAGACGGAGTTTTCAAGTCCGTAAAACACTTATCAGGTGGAGAACAAAGCCGCCTCCGGTTGTCCCTTCTTATCCAACAGCCGACAAATTGCCTTTTTTTAGACGAGCCGACAAATCACCTTGATATTGTTATTCGGGAAGCTTTGAAACGGGCTCTTTATGATTATCCCGGCTCTCTTCTGATCATTAGTCATGATCCCGATTTTTTGAAAGGACTCTGCAATCGCACTTTCCAATTGTCCGGTGGCAGACTACAAAATCTCAACTGCTCCTTTGACGATTATCTGAAATTTCATAAAGAAGACCAGGACGAGCCTATTTGGCCTGCGAATAAGGAAAAGAAAGAACTTAAGAAAGATACGTCCGTAGCCAGCAAAAACAAACGCAAAAAACTGGAAAAAGAAATTCTGGAAATAGAAACTAAGTTGGAACGCTTGGAAAAGAACCGAAAGGATAAAGAAGAGTTACTTCAAAACCCGGAGTTCTATAAAAACAGAAGTTTTCAAATGGAAATGGATACATATAACGAAATTAAAAATGAGATTGCGAGTCTAACTAGTAAGTGGGAGCTTGCAACTCAAGAGCTAGATGAGATTGGGGGTGCCGTATGA
- a CDS encoding YihY/virulence factor BrkB family protein: MKRIRFFFKHLYDYDIHGLASEISFTFLLTLFPLLVVFVSLLGIAQDPKTINMLTDQVGKVLPQPIFQPIDKSIENLTKVKSIKILTLSLVFSFFSSLAIFGAIGKALRFINDDDSKIGFFRNQWINLRLMLVAAGLLILYFYISYGLLHFEKYLFKNWKVFVFRKYPEIFLPVIAFLIIVSLFTFFYSYVSKKRTLFKDSLPGAILAASLWVPVTLGYQSYLQFKDATVNYSFAYDLLSKMVVLMIFAYMNATFFLWGAVWNRISNFDLVKKPKKKIKYED; the protein is encoded by the coding sequence TTGAAACGAATCCGCTTTTTTTTTAAACATCTCTACGATTATGACATCCACGGTTTGGCCTCCGAGATTTCATTTACGTTCCTTCTCACCTTATTTCCGTTACTAGTTGTGTTTGTTTCCCTTTTAGGAATTGCACAAGATCCGAAAACAATCAATATGTTAACCGACCAGGTGGGAAAAGTACTTCCGCAACCTATCTTTCAGCCGATTGACAAAAGCATCGAAAACTTAACAAAAGTTAAGAGTATTAAGATCCTTACTCTCAGTCTTGTTTTTTCTTTTTTTTCCAGCCTTGCTATTTTCGGTGCGATCGGAAAAGCTTTACGATTCATCAATGACGACGATTCCAAAATCGGATTTTTCAGAAATCAATGGATCAATTTGCGCCTAATGCTTGTGGCTGCGGGATTGCTGATTTTGTATTTTTATATCAGTTACGGACTATTGCATTTCGAAAAGTATTTATTCAAAAATTGGAAGGTGTTCGTATTTAGAAAATATCCCGAGATTTTTTTACCCGTCATCGCATTTTTAATCATTGTTAGTTTGTTTACGTTTTTTTACTCTTATGTTTCCAAAAAAAGAACTTTATTCAAAGACAGCTTGCCCGGAGCGATTCTTGCCGCTTCATTATGGGTGCCTGTTACACTTGGTTATCAATCTTATTTGCAGTTCAAAGATGCTACGGTAAATTACTCTTTTGCTTATGATCTGCTTTCGAAAATGGTTGTATTGATGATATTTGCTTATATGAATGCCACCTTTTTTCTTTGGGGTGCCGTTTGGAATCGAATCAGTAATTTTGATCTTGTGAAAAAGCCGAAGAAAAAAATCAAATACGAAGATTAG